TCGGCAGGGCGCTCATGTCGCGGCCGAAGCTGCTCCTCCTGGATGAACCTTCCCTGGGGCTTGCACCGATCATCGTGAGCAGGATATTCAGGATCATCAAGGAAATCAATGAACAGGGCATGACGATCCTGCTCGTGGAGCAGAATGCCAAGTCTGCGCTCCGCCTCGCGAACCGTGCCTACGTGATGGAAACCGGCAGGATCGTTCTGCATGGCGATGCTTCTGAGCTCATACAGGATCCGGGGATCAAGAAGGCCTACCTGGGGGAATAGGGCAGAGACGTCAGAAAACAGACTGAGGCTCCGTCGTCTGATATGGGTATGTCGAGAAACATCAAGCTGGTCCTGGAATACGACGGGACGAACTACCACGGCTGGCAGGCACAGGCCGGGACCGGCAGACCGACCGTCCAGGAAAGCCTGGAATCGGCGATCAAGGGGGTATCGGGCAAAGACGCGACCACATATGCCTCGGGGCGGACGGATGCGGGCGTTCACGCTCTGGGCCTGGTCGTCAATTTTCACGCCCCCGGCGCAATGCCGCCTGCCGCCTGGATGCCCGCGCTCAACCATGTGCTGCCCCCCGACATACGGGTCGTGCATTCGGAGGAAGTGCCCGAAGAATTCCACGCACGCTACAGCGCACAGGGAAAGACCTATACCTACCGGATCCTGAACCGGCGCGCGCCGAGCGCCCTGTACCGCAATTATGCCTGGCATGTTAATGTCCGGTTGAAACTGAGGCCGATGAGGCAGGCGGCAACGAGCCTGATCGGGAAACATGATTTTTCGTCATTTCGCGGCTCGAGATGTGGCGCGCGGTCGCCGATACGGACGCTCAGAAGAGTGGAGATCGGAAAACGGGGCGAATTCGTGGAACTCGTGATGGAAGCCGATGCATTCCTCCAGTACATGGTCCGGAACATCGCCGGGACGCTTGTCGAGGTCGGGCTGGGCAGGTTCGCCCCTGAGGATGTGGCTGCGATCCTTGCTGCTCAGGACCGCACCAGGGCGGGGCGAACGGCGCCGCCCCACGGACTCTACCTGGTTGCTGTTCACTACAATGGGGAGTAAGTTTGCAACTATGAAACTTAATCAGTATTTTTTGCACTTTTGCAAAAATTCACGTACGCCAATGCCTTGTATTTCATCCACTTATTACTGGCATGTTATGTGCAAGATTTTATTGCCGATCTTACCAATTCGTATGATGGCCGTTCGATGCGTCGCTCTGCAGCAAAAAACCCCCAATTTTAACGAAAGGAGAAGGCCGCTGGCGGCAGTACTGAATTCATGCCGGATCATTCATCCGATCAGCAGTGACCGAACTTGTTTTATTAATTAACGATCCGAAAGGAGAATGTATGAGGAATTGGTTGAACGCAACTCTGCTGCTTTTGTTCACCGCTGTTCTGGTCCCCGCCGCGCACGCGGCGACGGATGCCGCGACCTGTCTTGGCTGCCACGGGTCCATGGAAGGGTCCGTGAATGTCAACCAGGAGAAGTATGCGAAGTCGGTACATGGCTCCTTTGATTGCGTCATGTGCCACATGCAGTTGAAAGGGGACCAGCACAAGGGGCTTACGGGACATGCCGACAAGGCCACGCAGGAACTCGGTGCCCTGATTGCCGCCAAGAGCAAGATCGATCCCATTGCCCAGGCGGCCTGCGCGCAGTGCCACGGAGAAATCTATCAGGCCTACAAATCGAGCGTTCACGGGAAGAACGTCATCGTCAAGAAGTCCTCCGACGGTCCGGTCTGCACGAGCTGTCATGGTTCTCCGCATTATATCCAGCCAAAGTCCAGCAAGGAATCTGCGGTAAACCATTTCAACGTGGTTCAGACCTGCGGCCAGTGCCATGAAGAAAAGTTCATGTCCGAGAAGTACGGGTTCTCGCCCCTGGTCATGGATCGCTATCTGGAGAGCTTTCATGGCAGGAAGCTGAAGGTCGGTCATATGAACGCTCCGGCGTGCCCGAATTGTCACGGTGCCCATGACATCAAGAGCGATAAGGACCCCTCATCGCCCGTTGTCGGCGAGAATAAGGTCAAGACCTGCTCGAAATGCCACGCTGGTGCCACGAGAAAATTCGTTGCCGCGATCACGCACAAACCGCTTAATCCGGTCGCGCACTTCGTGGAACTCGCCCTCGTCGTCCTCACGATGAGCGTGTTCGTCTTCATCTGCGTTCATGTGCTCCTCGATATCTTTGCGGACGTCCGCGATCGCCTGTTCAAGAAAGGAGACAAACATGAATAAGACCGTACCGGCAGAGATCGAGAGGTTTGACCTCTCCGCCAGGATCCAGCATGTTATCATGTTCACGACGTTCCTGCTCCTGTCCTTCACGGGCTGGGGCCTCAAGTATGCCTATCAGGACCCGGCCAGCGCCTGGATCAGCTTCTGGGGCGGGGCCAAAATGGCCGGCATCATCCACCGCGTCGCGGGCATCACCATGCTGCTCGATTTCGCGTATCACCAGTTCTACCTGATCAACAAGGCGCGCAAGGGAGATTTCCGGTGGTCCCTGATCCCCATGCCGAAGGATGTCGTCGACCTGTTCAACAATTTTCTGTACTTCTTCGGCCTCAGGAAGGAAAAACCCTATTTCGGGAAGTTCAACTACATGCAGAAGTTCGATTACTGGGCGGTCTACTGGGGCATGTTCATTATCGGCGCGTCAGGGTTCTTCCTCGCATTCCCGGTGACCGTGTCGTCGATCTTCCCCGTCTGGACGATCCAGTGGATCTGGGATGTTATCTTCGCAATGCACAGCGATGAGGCGCTGCTCGCCATTGTGTTCATCCTGATCTTCCATTTCTATAATGAACACCTGCGGTCCGAAGTCTTCCCGATGAACTGGATGTGGCTCACGGGAAAGATGAGCATCGACCAGCTGAAGCACCACCATCCTGCGGAATATGACCGGCTGTACGGGGATAAACCGCAGAACAAGAAATAAAGGACTTCTCGGCACAAATAAAAAACGGCGGCTCTCTTCAGAGGCCGCCGTTTTTGTTTGGTGGACGGGATGCTGAGTACCTAGGGGATTCGCTCAAGCGTTCCGTGTTTCATTTTGAGCCTTGTCCCGGCGCGTACCGCGAGTTCCGAGCTGTGGGTGACCATGATCATCGTCATTTTGTGCTCCCGGTTGACCCGTTCGAAGAACGACATGATCTCTGCCTCGGTCTCCTCGTCGAGGTCGCCTGTTGGTTCGTCGGCCAGGACGATCTCGGGATCATGAATGAAGGCGCGCGCGATCGCGACCCGCTGCTGCTCGCCGCCCGAAAGCTCCGAAGGATAGCGGTCGGTCTTGTCTCCCAGGCCGACCATTTGCAGAAGCTTCACGGCGTCAGCCGGGGTCTTATTTCCGCCGAAGACGGTGGGGAGCAGGACGTTTTCCGTGGCAGTGAGGGTCGGGATGAGGCTGGAGAACTGATACACAAACCCGAACTTCTCATTCCTTAATTTCGAGAGCTTCGTGTCGTTGTAGGACCGGATGTTCGCGCCATTGATGAACACGGAGCCCGCATCAGGCAGCGCGATGCCGCCAATGAGGCTCAGCAGCGTGCTTTTCCCGCTTCCCGAATGCCCGACAATGGTCACGAATTCGCCCGCCTGAATAACGAGGTCCACGGGCAGCAGCGCCGGGATGGTCTTGCCCGATACCCTATAGGTCTTTGACAGTCCCTTCAGTTCGATCATGCGGTTCCTTTCTTCTGAAGCCTTCTGGCCGAAACAATGAGTGCGACGGCCATGATCAGTCCGGCGATGATGGCAATGAACCTGATCGCCGGGACCATGCCGTAATTGCAGGGCATCTGGCTGCTGTGGCAGAATCCGATCTTATCTGGGAGAAAGTAGGATGCGACCGACAGAATTAGTGCGATGCCTCCGCCGGCAAAGGCCATCCTCGCCGATTTCACGAGCAGGGTCAGGATTCCGGCCAGCAGGAGCAGGACGCCCACGATCTGCTCGGCGTGCGCCGTGTCCGAACAGTGCATCCTTGCAAAGCCTTCGTATTCGCAGGCCGGGAGAACATACCGGGGCACGATCATCAGCAGGATGCCGCTGATTATCGCCGTCAGGCCGATCAGCTTCTTCATTGCACAGCCTTCATTGCCGCATCAAAATCCAGGGCGCTGCCGTATGCCGCTGCGTCCTTCCTGTCCTGAAACGCAGCAATGCCCCAGCCCATGGGTGAACTGAATTTTTTTGCAGACCACACATAGGAGGCGCTCCGCGCGTCAATCCAGGCGCCGCTCGGGAAATCCTTGACCTGGATCCTGACATTTTGCGGTTTTTTTCTGTTCAGGTACGCGAAAAGGTCGCCAATGTCGCAGAAATAGAGGTCCTTGCCTTCCTCGACGATCTTTGCGGTGAATTTCGACCCCACCTCGAGCATCATGCCGCACTCCGTGCAGGTAATGGTCTCCGCAACAGTCGGAAGCGCGAACGAAAGAGCCAGTATTGCCGCAAACACGAGAACAAACGATGCCCGCTTCATGTCATTTCCTCCCCGCGTCGATCTGTTTTTTTAACGTGGCTGCAAGGGGTTCGTCAATGTTCTTCAGCCGGGAGTGTTCTTTCATGGCAGCGTCCCGTTTCCCCGCCTTGAGATAAGCCATGCCGAGATTGAAGTGGGCGATACCATAGTCCGGGCGCATGGAGATCGCCTTCTGGAGAGCCGCTATCTCCTCGTCTATCTTGCCCAGCTTGCCGTAGGAGAAGGCCATGTTATTATAGATCATCGGCTGTTTATGCTCGTATTTGGCGGCCTTGGTGAAACTCGCGACCGCCTCCTGATACATGCCGAGCCTGTTGTAGGCAGTGCCCAGCTTGAAATGGGCATACCCCATGTCGGGCCGGATGGCGACCACTTTTTTGAGCGTCTCGATCTGCTCCTGATACAGGTTCGCGCGTTCATAGAACTCCGCCAGATGGAACTGCGCATCGGCGTCGTTGGGGTTGCTCTGGATCTTTTCCCGCAGCAATTCGATATCGCTCTTCTGTTCGACGACCGGAGCGCTCTGTTTTTTTTCTTCCGAGCAGGAAAGCATC
This window of the Nitrospirota bacterium genome carries:
- the truA gene encoding tRNA pseudouridine(38-40) synthase TruA — encoded protein: MGMSRNIKLVLEYDGTNYHGWQAQAGTGRPTVQESLESAIKGVSGKDATTYASGRTDAGVHALGLVVNFHAPGAMPPAAWMPALNHVLPPDIRVVHSEEVPEEFHARYSAQGKTYTYRILNRRAPSALYRNYAWHVNVRLKLRPMRQAATSLIGKHDFSSFRGSRCGARSPIRTLRRVEIGKRGEFVELVMEADAFLQYMVRNIAGTLVEVGLGRFAPEDVAAILAAQDRTRAGRTAPPHGLYLVAVHYNGE
- a CDS encoding cytochrome c3 family protein, whose protein sequence is MRNWLNATLLLLFTAVLVPAAHAATDAATCLGCHGSMEGSVNVNQEKYAKSVHGSFDCVMCHMQLKGDQHKGLTGHADKATQELGALIAAKSKIDPIAQAACAQCHGEIYQAYKSSVHGKNVIVKKSSDGPVCTSCHGSPHYIQPKSSKESAVNHFNVVQTCGQCHEEKFMSEKYGFSPLVMDRYLESFHGRKLKVGHMNAPACPNCHGAHDIKSDKDPSSPVVGENKVKTCSKCHAGATRKFVAAITHKPLNPVAHFVELALVVLTMSVFVFICVHVLLDIFADVRDRLFKKGDKHE
- a CDS encoding cytochrome b/b6 domain-containing protein; protein product: MNKTVPAEIERFDLSARIQHVIMFTTFLLLSFTGWGLKYAYQDPASAWISFWGGAKMAGIIHRVAGITMLLDFAYHQFYLINKARKGDFRWSLIPMPKDVVDLFNNFLYFFGLRKEKPYFGKFNYMQKFDYWAVYWGMFIIGASGFFLAFPVTVSSIFPVWTIQWIWDVIFAMHSDEALLAIVFILIFHFYNEHLRSEVFPMNWMWLTGKMSIDQLKHHHPAEYDRLYGDKPQNKK
- a CDS encoding ABC transporter ATP-binding protein — translated: MIELKGLSKTYRVSGKTIPALLPVDLVIQAGEFVTIVGHSGSGKSTLLSLIGGIALPDAGSVFINGANIRSYNDTKLSKLRNEKFGFVYQFSSLIPTLTATENVLLPTVFGGNKTPADAVKLLQMVGLGDKTDRYPSELSGGEQQRVAIARAFIHDPEIVLADEPTGDLDEETEAEIMSFFERVNREHKMTMIMVTHSSELAVRAGTRLKMKHGTLERIP
- a CDS encoding DUF4418 family protein, translating into MKKLIGLTAIISGILLMIVPRYVLPACEYEGFARMHCSDTAHAEQIVGVLLLLAGILTLLVKSARMAFAGGGIALILSVASYFLPDKIGFCHSSQMPCNYGMVPAIRFIAIIAGLIMAVALIVSARRLQKKGTA
- a CDS encoding nitrous oxide reductase accessory protein NosL, yielding MKRASFVLVFAAILALSFALPTVAETITCTECGMMLEVGSKFTAKIVEEGKDLYFCDIGDLFAYLNRKKPQNVRIQVKDFPSGAWIDARSASYVWSAKKFSSPMGWGIAAFQDRKDAAAYGSALDFDAAMKAVQ
- a CDS encoding tetratricopeptide repeat protein produces the protein MRYIVILLLAAMTMLSCSEEKKQSAPVVEQKSDIELLREKIQSNPNDADAQFHLAEFYERANLYQEQIETLKKVVAIRPDMGYAHFKLGTAYNRLGMYQEAVASFTKAAKYEHKQPMIYNNMAFSYGKLGKIDEEIAALQKAISMRPDYGIAHFNLGMAYLKAGKRDAAMKEHSRLKNIDEPLAATLKKQIDAGRK